The sequence CCCGAACGTCGTCGCGAAGGTCTCCGGGCTCGCCACCAGCGGGAACGGCGACTTCGCCGAGGCGGCGGATCTCGCCCTGGAGCTGTTCGGCGCCGAACGCCTCATGCTCGGCTCGGACTGGCCGATCGCCCCGCAGCACTTCGACCTGGGCAGCGGCTTCACGCCCCTGCTCGCCCATGTGCGCACGTGGGCCCCGGCCGATGTGCGCGCCGTGACCCGCGAGACGGCGGCGCGCCTCTACCGCCGCCTCGGCGACGCCCCGTCGGCCTGACCCCGCCCCGCTCCTGAGCCCGCCCGAGGGGCCGGTGGGGGGCGGTGTGGCCGCCCGGGCGCGGGCTCCGCGGGCTCACTCGGCGGGCGGGTCGCCCTGGTGCAGCAGCCAGGACTCGACCCCGGCGACGTGGGCGGCCGCGTAGGTGCGGGCGAGATCGGCCCGGCCGGCCCGCAGCGCGTCGAGGATCCGCCGATGCTCGGCGAGGGTGCGCACCACCGCGGAGTCGTCGGTGAGCCCGCGCCACACCCGGGCTCGGGCGGTGGAGCCGGCGAGGCTGTCCAGCAGCGAGCTGAGGTAGGCGTTGGGGCAGCGGCGGTTGATCAGCCTGTGGAAGGTGATGTCGGCCGCGACCAGCTCCTCGATGCCGGAGCTGGCATCGAGATCAGCCATCGACTGCTCGAGCCGGGCGAAGTCCTCCTCGCCCAGGTGCGGGCAGGCCTGCTCCACGGCGACCGGCTCGAGCAGCCTGCGGATCTCCAGGATCTCGACGTGGCTGGAGTCCTGGTGCAGGTCGAGCACGAAGGCGAGGGATTCCAGCAGCTGCTCGGGCTCGAGCGCGGTGACGTAGGTGCCGTCGCCCTGGCGCACGTCCAGCACCCGGATCACCGAGAGCGCCTTGACCGCCTCGCGCAGCGAGTTGCGGGAGACCCCGATCCGCTCGGCCAGCTCGCTCTCGGTGGGGAGGCGGTCGCCGGGCGCGAGGGTCCCGTCGATCACCATCTGCTTGATCGCGGCGATCGCGCGATCGGTGACCGCGGAGGCCATCAGAGCCCCGTGCTCATCGTCGATCCTCGATCTCGAGGAGATCCATCGCGCTCGCCGTCTCGATCTCCTCGTGCTCGGGCTGCTCCTTCTGCATCCGCTCGAGGTACGGCTGGGCGCGCTGCACCTGCTGCTCCAGGTTCGTCACCGTGGTGAGGAAGTTCTGGTTGGCCTGGGTGCGGAAGGTGTCGATGCCGTCCATCGTGGTGAACAGGTTGTCGAACGCCTTCTGCAGGGTCTCGGGGGAGACCCCCGAGGTGGCGGCCTGCTCCTGGATCTTCAGCGAATTGTCCGCGAGCATCTGCGAGGTGCGCGAGATGAGGTTGTCGGTGGTGCGGTTGACCGCGTCGATCTGGTCCAGCACGATCTTCTGGTTCTCGAGCGCCTGGGCGGTGATCACCGCGGTGCGCAGCGCGGTGACCGTGGTGGTCCGGGCGCGCTCCACACCCTGCTGGAGCTTGGTGTTGTTGTCCTCGATGAGGCCCATCGACAGATAGGCCTGCACGGTGACGGCGACCTGCGTGGCCACGTCCTGGCGGCGCTGGCGCACCGCGAACAGCACGTCCCGCTCGAGGGCATCGGCCTCGGCGGCCTTCCCCTCGGAGCGCATCTGCTCCGCGCGGCGCACCGTCCGGTCATCGAGCAGGCCCAGCAGGTAGGAGGCCTTCTGCAGGGCGCCGAGGTCCTCCCACAGCGCGCGCCGCTCCACGGAGAGCTCGGCGTTGTCCTTCTGCAGCATCTCCTGGCCGCGGCTGAGCGCGCCGAGCACCTGGTCGAGCTGGTCCTGGTTCGATTCGAAGTTGCGGAAGTAGCGCTTGGCCATGTTGCGGCCGGGCAGCCAGCCCAGCGCCTTGTCCGCGAAGGTCTCCTCCTTGGGGGCGAGGTCCTCCATCGTGGTGCGCAGCTCGGAGAGGGACTTGGCGACCGACTCCTGCGCGTTGCCCTTCTCCTTCGACTCCTTCAGCGACTGCTGCATGAAGCGGGAGGAGGTCTGGCTGGTGCGCTCGAAGGTGCGCCGCGCGACCGCGCCGAGCGCGTTGACCTGCGCGGTGAACTCCTGGGAGTGCGGGTTCAGCTCGGCGACCTGCTCGACCCAGTCGTCGGCCCGCTGCTCGAGCTCCTGCTGCTGATCGGAGGGGAGCTCGGGGAGCATCGAGGCGGCGTCGTCCTCCGGGACCTCCTGGACCGGCTCGGCGGGGGTGATCTCCTCGGCGGGTGTGGGTGGCTGGAGCTTGTCCATCAGGGCCTCCTGGCTGCTCTGGGTGGTTCGCGGTGGTGGATCGGGGGCGGCGGTCAGACGTCGATGATCGGATTCACGTGCTGATCGGCGAAGCGGGTGCGCAGGAACTCGGAATGCACCTCGAGGGAGCGGGAGACGCCGCCGACGACGTCGCTCTCGATCTGCTCCACCCCCTCGCCCAGCACGCCCAGCTGGCGGTGGACGCTCTCGAGGTTCGTCAGCGCCTCCTGGCGGGCGGTGCCCGCGAAGGTCTGCAGGAACCCGATGGTGTCGCTCGCGGCGTCGACCAGCTCGGGCACGTACCGGGCGGCGATCCCCTCGAGCATCGTCACCTCCGGGGCCGACGGGCGCAGGGTCTGCACCTGCTCGGCGGCGACGAGCGCGTCGATCCGGGTCAGCAGCGATTCGACGTCGTCGAGCACGAGGGCGGCGGACGGGGTGCTGCGCGCACCGGGCCGCAGCCGGGCGACGCGCTCACGGGTGGTGGCGTCGGCCTCGAGGATCCGCTCGAGCACGGCGCGGGTGCCATCCGGGACGGAGGCGTCCAGCACGGGGCGCTCGCCCGGGCCGCGGCGCGGCGCGTTGACCGCGATGCCCACGCCGCCGAGGGTCACCGCGCCGAGGCCGGCGGCCGCGGCGAGGGCCAGCAGCGGCCCGCCCAGCCCGGTGCCGAGCACGACGATCGCCGCGGCCAGCGCCGCGAGGCCGCCCAGCACCACAGGGGCGCCGAAGCGCACGAGCGGTGGACGACGGGGCCGGCCGACGGCGCGCGAGGCGGGGGAGCGGACCGTCCCCTCGAGCGGCTCCTGGACCGGTCCCCACAGGTCACGGCGCTCGGCGGTGGCCTTCCAGGGGAGGTCCTGATCTCCGGGGGAGGGCGCGAAGGGATCGGGGAACCTGCTGTTCCCGCTCGTCGGCTCCTCGGCCGACGGATCACGTTCTGCGCTCACTGCTCCCCGCTGTCCTCCCCGAGACGGTGACGAGGGGCCCGTGCCGGCCGGGAGACCACCCTGCGGTCGACCCCGGCCTGTGCCTGCGCCTCGTCCTGGGCGTGCCGAAAGGCTATCGCGAGGGGCTGGACAGCGCCCGGGGGTTTCCCCCACGACCGCTCACCGCCGCGATGCGACCGCGATGTGACACTGCGTCATCTGGGTGGGGAGGACGGCGCGAGGATGCGATACTCTCAATCGTTCAAGTTTGGACCTCCGAAAGCTCTGGTAATGACGACAAGCGATGCCCTTCCGGTGGAAGCGGCCGTCTCGGTCGAGGAGCGCCCCACACGGCCCCGCGTCTGGCGTGCGTTCCTGCGCCCCGTGCCGCTCGCCGCCGCGATCCTCGTGACCGCGAGCCTGCTCGCCGCCGTCTTCGCCCCGCAGCTCTCCGCGCTCAGCGGCAACGACCCCTTCACGTACCATCCCGAGACGCTGGGCCCCGACACCTCTCCGGAGGGGGCGCTCGGCGGTGTCAGCGCCCAGCACTGGTTCGGCGTGGAGCCCGGCACCGGCCGGGACCTCTTCTCGCTCGTGATCCACGGAGCCCGCGTCTCCCTCCTGGTGGGCATCGCCTCGACCGTGCTCGCCACGCTCGTCGGCGTGGTCCTCGGCGTGGTCGCCGGGGCCGTCGGCGGGGTGGTGGAGAAGCTCGTGGACTTCGCCACCGACATCACCCTGGGCTTCCCCTTCCTCATCTTCGCGATCGCGCTCAGCGCCCTGTTCCCCCTCGAGGCGCCCCGCGCGCTCCTGCTCACCCTGGTCATCGGCATGTTCGGCTGGCCCGGCATCGCCCGGGTGGTCGCGGCCGAGACCCGGGTCATCGTGCGCCAGCCCTATGTGGTCGCCTCGCGCGTGATGGGCGCCCGCTTCCTGCACGTGTTCCGCCACCAGGTGCTGCCCAACGTCGCCTCGACCGTGATCGTCTACTCCTGCATCTCGCTGCCCGGCCGGATCAGCGCGGAGGCCACCCTGTCCTTCCTCGGCGTCGGCGTGCTGCCTCCCACCCCCTCCTGGGGCCGGTCGATCGGCGACGCGATCAGCTGGCTGCTGGTGGACCCTGCCTTCCTGCTGTTCCCCGCCGCCGCGCTGTTCCTGGTCACCTTCTCGTTCAACATCCTCGGCGACACCCTCCGCGACGCCCTCGACCCGCGGGGAGGCCGCTCATGATCCCCGCCCTGCAGCGCGTCGGCCGCAGCCTCGGCGTGCTCCTGGTCGTCGTCGGCCTCACCTTCGCGATCTTCTACCTCGCCCCCATCGACCCCGCCCTGCAGATGTGCGGCAAGCCCTGCTCGCCCGAGGATCTCGAGGCCGCCCGCGGCTTCATGGGCTTCGACCAGCCGTGGTGGAGGCAGCTGGCCACCTTCCTCGGCGCGATCTTCACCGGGCGCACCTTCGGTTCGGCCGATGTGGTCGTCGAGTGCGCGGCCCCGTGCCTGGGCTACTCCTTCCAGCTGCACCAGAGCGTGACCGCCCTGGTCGGCGACCGCTTCCCCATCTCCTTCTCGATCGCGATCGGGGCGGTCGCCTTCCAGGCGCTGTTCGGCATCGCCGCCGGCGCGATCGCCGCCCGGCGCCAGGGCGGGACGCTGGACCGGGTGGTGACCGGGGTGTCCGTCATCGCCGCCTCCGCGCCCGCCTTCGTGGTGGGGCTGCTCGTGGTGGTGGTGTTCGCGCTGCGCCTGGACCTGCTGCCCAGCGGCGGGTACGTGCCCTTCTCCGAGGGGCCGCTGCAATGGGCGCGCCACCTGGTGCTGCCGTGGGCGACGCTCGCCTTCCTCAACGGGGCGATCTACGCCCGCCTGGTGCGCTCCTCCATGATCGAGCAGCTGGGCCTGGACTACGTGCGCACGGCCCGCGCCACCGGCCTCTCCGAGCGCCGCATCGACCGCTATGCGCTGCGCAACCTCGCCCTGCCGCTGACCACCCTCATCGCCCTGGACATCGGCGCGCTGCTGGGAGGCACCGTGATCACCGAGCGGATCTTCGGCCAGCCCGGCCTCGGCGCGCTGCTGCTGGATGCGACCGCGACCGCGGATCTGCCGGTCATCGTCGGCACCACGCTCGTCGGCTCCCTGCTCATCGTCCTCGCCAACCTCGGCGCGGACCTCGCCCGCCCGCTGCTGGACCGCCGCCTCGCCGCCGGCGGGCGCTCCCCGCGCCGGCCGGCGCCCCAGACCACCCCGTCCGACCAGACCTCTCAGGAGACACACCCATGACCTCGGCATCCTTCACCCGGCGCGGCGTCCTCGCCGCCACCCCGATCGTCCTCGCCACCGGGGCGCTCGCCGCCTGCTCGAGCGGCGGCACCAGCACCGGCTCCGGCTCCGACGGCGGCGGGGAGGGCGGGGGCGGCAGCCTCACCATCTTCACCACCGGTGACGAGATGAGCTTCGACCCCGCCACCAGCCAGAACCTCGCCATCACCACGCTGGGCCTGACCGCCCGCCGCCTCACCGCGTGGAAGACCTCCGCCGATGCCCCCACCGAGCTGATCCCCGACCTCGCGACCGACGTCGGCACCCCCTCGGACGACGGCGCGACCTGGACCTTCACCCTTCAGGAGGGGCTGCAGTTCGAGGACGGCACCCCGATCACCGCCGCGACCGTGAAGTACGGCCTCGAGCGCTCCTTCGCCTCCGAGCTCACAGGCGGGCTGACCTACCACAAGGTGCTGCTCGAGGGCGGCCAGGACTACTCCGGCCCATTCTCCGGCGAGCACCTCGACTCGATCGAGACCCCGGACGATCTCACGCTCGTGTTCCACCTCAACCGCCCCTACGGCGACTTCGGCTGGATCGCCTCGACGCCCGCCTTCGCCCCGGTCCCCGAGGACTCCGGCGAGCCCGAGACCTACGCGACCGCACCGGTGGCCAGCGGCCCGTACCGGCTGGACTCCTACGCGCCCGGCAGCCGGGCCCTGCTCGTGCGCAACGAGAACTGGGACGCGGCCACCGACGAGGCCCGCACCGGCGGCCCCGACGAGATCGAGTTCGCGCTCGCGCAGGATGCGAGCGTCGTCGCGCAGTCGATCATCGCCGACCGCGCCGACTCGCAGACCGCGTTCCTGGCGAGCTTCGTGCCCACCGCCCAGCTGGTCCAGGCGCAGAACGACCCGAACGTCGGCGACCGGCTGGTCACCTCGGGGCCGGGCGCGCTCGAGTACCTGGCGCTGAACACGGAGTCGGAGGCGCTGCAGGACGTCGCCGTGCGCCGCGCCATCCAGTACGCCGTGGACAAGCAGGCCTACCTCACCTTTAAGGGCGGGGAGATCTCCGGCGACTACGCCACCACGCTGATCACCCCCGGCATCGCCGGCCGCGAGGAGTACTCCCTGTACTCCGACGAGCCGGCGGGCGACCCCGAGGAGGCCACCCGGCTGCTCGAGGAGGCGGGCGCCGCGGACCTGACCCTGCGCCTGGTCATCACCGACGACCAGACCGGAGCCGCCGAGGCGATCCAGCAGGGCCTGGCCCGCGCCGGGATCACCGTGACGATCCAGCCGCTGGACGACAACGCCTACTCCTCCGAGGTCACCGCCGGGGACGGCAGCGCCTACGACCTGGTGCTCAGCTCCTGGCAGCCGGACGTCCCCTCCCCGAACGCGAACCTCACCCCGCTGTTCGACTCGAGCCAGATCGGCAGCGGCAACTACAACCTCGCCCGCTACGACAACCCCGAAGTGGACGCCGCGATCCTCGAGGCCTCCTCGACGGTCGACCCGGACGAGGCGCACGCGAAGTGGGCCGCCGTCGACCAGCAGATCCTCGAGGAGTCCCCCGTGGTGCCGCTGATCTACTCGAAGAACTCCTTCCTCCACGGCTCCGCCGTGGAGAACTTCGTGATCGGCGAGTTCCCGGCCTACCCGAACTACCTCACGGTCACGCTGAACGCATGAGTGCTTCTCCAGGCGTCGACGAGCTGCTCGCCCTCGACGGCCTGCGCGTGGAGATCGGCGGCCGCGCCGTGGTCACCGGGCTGGATCTCACCGTGCGGGCCGGCCGCATCACCGCCCTGGTGGGCGAATCCGGCTCCGGCAAGTCCATGACGGCGCTGGCCACGATCGGCCTGCAGCCGCGCGTCGCCGCCGTGCACGGCAGCGCGCGGCTGGACGGGGAGGAGCTCGTGGGCCGCTCCGCGCAGCAGATGCGCCGGATCCGGTCCGGGCGGATCGGGATGATCTTCCAGGAGCCGGGGCAGTCGCTGTCCCCGGTCATGAAGGTCTCCGCCGTGTTCCGGGACGTGCTCGCGGTGCGCGAGGACGTGCGCGGCGCGACGGCGGTGCGGCGGCGCACGCGTGAGCTGCTGGAATCCGTCGGCCTGCCCGACCCGGCCCGCACCGCCCGCTCGTACCCGCACGAGCTCTCGGGCGGCGAGCTGCAGCGCGTGGTGATCGCACTGGCCCTGAGCGGGGATCCCGCGCTGCTCATCGCCGACGAGCCGACCACCGCCCTCGACGTCACCGTGCAGCGCGGCATCCTCGACCTGCTGGTGCGGATCGTCCAGGAGCGGGAGATCGGGATCCTGCTGATCACGCACGACATGGGCGTGGTGGGCGAGATCGCGGACGACGTGGTGGTGCTCAAGGACGGCGACGCGGTCGAGCAGGGCGGGTTCCGTCGGATCCTCTCCGCTCCGGAAGAGCCCTACACCCGTGAGCTGCTGGCGGCGGTGCCGCGGCTGTCGGAGAGCCTCGAGAGGACCGGCGGGCGGGGCTCGGGGCGGGACCCTGGGCGGGACTCCGCGGCGGGCGGTGCGCAGCCATCCGCCGCGGCCGACGTGGTGGGACGTTCCGCCGGGACCGGCGCGGAGGCGTCTGCCGGGCCTGGCGCGGAACCACCCGTCGTGCGCGTCGAGGGGCTCTCCGTCGAGTATCGGCGGCGGGGCGGCGCCCATCTCGCTCTGGATGACGTGGGCATGGAGATCCGCCGCGGCGAGATCCACGGCCTGGTCGGCGAATCCGGCTCCGGGAAGTCCACCTGGGGGAAGGCGCTGGCCGGTCTGGTGCCTGTGCAGGCCCGCACGCTCGAGCTCGACGGCGTCGATCCGCGCACGCTGGGGGCCGCGGAGCGTCGGGCCGCGTACGCGCGCGTGGGCCTGGTGTTCCAGGACCCGGCCTCCTCGCTGAACCCCCGCCGCACCGTGGGCTGGAGCATCGGCGAGCCGCTCCAGCTGGCCGGGCGCAGCTCGCGCGCCGAGATCGGCCGACGGGTCGCGGAGGCTCTCGAGGCGGTGCGCCTGCCCGCCTCCTCCGCGAGCCGCCTCCCGCACGAGCTCTCCGGCGGGCAGCGCCAGCGCGTCTCGATCGCCCGCGCCCTGATCCTCGACCCGGCCCTGCTCATCGCCGACGAGCCCACCAGCGCCCTGGACGTCACCATCCAGGCGCACGTGATCGACGTGCTGCGCGAGGCGATCGAGGCGACGCGCTTCGCCTGCGTGTTCATCAGCCACGACCTCGCCGTGGTGGGCTCCCTCGCGGACCGGGTGACGGTGCTGCGCCAGGGGAGGGCCGTCGAGCAGGGCAGCGCTCAGCAGGTGCTCGGGAACCCCCGGCACGAGTACACCCGAGCCCTGCTCGCGAGCGTCCCCGACCCGGAGCGGCGGCTGCACGAGAGCGACCGGGCGGCGTAGCGCGGGGCCCACCCGCGCAAGGACAGCCTGCGGCATTCGCTGCCCGCACGCCCCCGCTCCGGTCACCCGCAGCCCCCGCACGCCTCCGCTCCGGTCGCCTCGCAGCGCGCGCACGCCCCGCACGCCGCGTGGCTCTCGCCTACGCCCACTTCGCTCCGGGCCCCGCCCCTCATGACGGTTACTCCAGGGTTTTGAGCGCGTCCCTTCCATGGATGGAAGCAGCGTGCACATAACTCGTCGGTAACCTCGAGTGCGGTGCGGTGCGGTGCGGTGCGGTGCGGTGCGGGTGCGGGAGTGGGGTGCCCCGGATCTGTCACGGCAGGACGGCCCCACCCGGGAGTCAGCCCTGCGGGACGGCCTCCCAGGCCCGGCTCGCGGCGGAGCGGACGATCGCCTCGCACACCTCGGCCGCGGCGAGCCCGTCGGCCGCGCTCGGTGCGAGGTGCGTGCCGCGGGTGACGTCGGAGAGGAACGCCGCGGCCTCGATGGTCTTGAGGTCGTTGAAGCTCATCGGGATGCCGGGGCCGGGCTGGAAGCGGGCGTAGTCGCCGTGGCCGGGCGCGGCGAGCACCGTGGTGTAGCCGTGTTCCGTGCCGCCCTTGCCGATCATCACCTCGAACTCGTTCATTCGGGTGAAGGACCAGCGTGCCGAGCCCTCGGTGCCGAACACCTCCAGCGCGTAGTCGCTGCGATGGCCGCGCGCCACCCGCGAGGATTCGAGCGTGGCATGCGCCCCGCCCGACAGCCGGCCCAGCGCCGCGACCCAGTCCTCGTTCAGCACCGGGCCGCGCTCCTCGCCCACCTCGAAGCCGCTGTGGCCCACCCCGAGGCTGGTGGGGATCGGGCGCTCCGGGATGAATACGTCCGAGGTGGCGGTGGCCTCGAGATCCAGGCCTGGATCGCCGCCGTGGCCGACGGCACCTTCGTCGCACCCCGCTCCGCGACCGCCTGGGACGGCTACGTCGCCGCAGCGGTGTGCCAGGCCGCCGAGCACTCCCTCACGGCCGACGGGCCGGTTCCGGTGCAGCTGCTCGAGCGTCCGAGCTGATCCGCCTGCCCGTATCCTCGGGACAGATCCGCGGCGAGGCGGATCTGCCCCGCCGCCATCGCGCAGCACCGCCTTCGCGGGCGGGACGATCTGAAGGAGATCACCGTGGACCCTGACGCCACCCCGGCCGGCAACGGCCCGATCACCCTCGACCTCACGGTGGAGCGTGGCAGCCAGACCCCGCTGTACCTGCAGCTCGCCACCGGCATCGAGGAGGCGATCCGCAGCGGCGTGCTCACCCCCGGCAGCCGGCTCGAGAACGAGCTCGCGCTGTCGAAGCGTCTGCGCCTGTCCCGGCCGACGGTGCGGCAGGGCATCCAGGAGCTCGTGGACAAGGGCATGCTGGTGCGCAAGCGCGGCGTGGGCACCCAGGTGATCCAGGCGCCGGTGAACCGGCAGGTCGCGCTCACCTCCCTGTACGACGACCTGCGCACCGCCGGGAAGGCGCCCCGCACCGAGGTGATCGAGTACCGGATCGGCCGGCCCTCCCCGGAGGCCGTGGACCGGCTGCAGCTCGCCCCGGGGGAGCAGGTGCTGGACCTGATCCGGGTGCGCTACGCCGATGACGAGCCGCTGGCCGTCATGCGCAACACCATCCCCGAGCGGATCGCCCCCACCCGCGAGGCGCTGGCCGCCAACGGGCTGTACGCCTGCCTGCGCGAGGCCGGGATCACCACCGTCCTCGCCCATGAGCGGATCGGCGCCACCGTGGCGGACGAGGAGCATGCCGAGCTGCTCGACGAGACCCTCGGCGCCGCCCTGCTGACCATGGAGCGCAAGTCCTTCGCGAACGACGGCACCGTGGTCGAGTACGGCTACCACGTCTACCGCGCCTCCCGGTACTCCTTCGAGGTCACCCTCGTCGACTCCTGAGCCGGTGGCGGCGCGGGGCCGTCCCGGCGGACGGTTCGTCAGTGCTCGTTCAGCCCGGCGAGCCGTGTCCGTACGGCCCAGGTGTAGTGCGAGGACGTCTCGTGCTCCGGTTCGGGCCCGACGGCGTAGCACAGCCAGAATCGCAGTTCTCGGGCCTGGCGCGTGTGGACCGTGCCCCAGCTCCTGCTGAATTGCCACAGAGCAGCGGTGGAGTCCCGCACCGCCGGTTCCAGGAGCGTGGGGTCGTGGGCGTCCAGGGATGTGCCGAAACCCGTCCCGGCGACGAGATGCCACTGCACGAGATCGAGGAGGCGCAGCTCCAGGATCTGGAACGACTCGCGGCGGCCCGCGAACTCGATGCACAGGTCGGGAGTCAGGCGCTCGCCCAGGGACCGGACCAGCCAGCTGACGCCCGCGTCGCTCGTGAAGTGGCTCGTGTTGTAGTCCGGATCCCTGATGATCTCGAGCGCGTTCGCCTCGAGGTCGTCCAGCGCCTCTGGGCTGAGCGGAGTCGCAGACTGCATCGCCGTGGCGTAGGGCGCGAGCTGAACCGCCGAGAGCTCCCGGCCGGAGCGGCGCGCGTACAGGAGCGCGTGAAGCAGTGCACAGGGGATCCGCCACCCGGTGAGGAGGGCCAACAGGTGTTCTCTGGCCTTTGGGGCGAGGTCGACGCTGTGCGTCAGCACGGAGAAGGCGCGCCGTTCGATGAGCTTCGCGAGGGGTTCTTCGGCCGTGGAGCGCTCGTTGCGGTGGGCCGAGTTCTCTCGGCCTCGGGTCCAGATCTTCTCCAGCGCGCCGGGATCCTCGACCGGCGAACCGCCGATGACGATGCCGCGGAGGAAATCAGTGACGATCTCGTCAAGCACGTACTCCCTCGTGGGGTGGTGTTGGATCTGCTGCGCCGCCTCCACGAGATCTGTGAGGGGGAGCCCGAGGGAGGTCGGCGAATCCTTGCGTTTCCAGGGGTAGTAGGCGGCGCGGGCGAGGTCGCGGAATCCGGTGGCCGTGATCGTGAGAACCTTCGGGGACTCCGCGCCATCGTGCCACGGCCGCCCCTGGTTGAAGGAGCGGTCGGGGAGGCCTGCACTGGGGGTGAGCAGGGACTCCGCGAGAGCGGATGCTCCGATGCCGGTGAGCTTCGTGTGTGCGGCGTCGATCTGCTGCCCGGAGAGGACCACGCCGCGGCTGAGGAGTTCCGCGGTGGCTGCGGTGTCACCGTCGAGAAGGTCCTCATCGTCTGTGCGAGCGGTGAGAGCGTCGGTGAACGCGTCGATCAGTGCGCGGTGCGCCCGGCTGAACGCGTCGACGATCTCTCCGGCACGGCGTCTGCGGCGCGTCACCTTCAGGGCCTGTGGCCACGTGCGCCACACCGTGTGCAGGCTGCCGCCCACGCGAACACCGGGGTTCGCCGGATCTGCTCGGTCGGCGCGCTCGAGCTTGCGAACCGCTCGCGAGAGGTGGCGCTCCGCGATATCGAGCAGCTCGCCCTGGCACACGGTGGCGCGAAGATATCCCGCTCTCTCCGCGATCGGGAGTGCCCGTGCGGCGCTGAGATGATGCTGGGTCCACTCGTGGAGGATTCGGAGAGGGGGATCCTTCGCCGCGCTGGCGCGCAGCAGATCGTTCCAGTCCGCCCGGCTCTCCTCCTCGAGGTCCCACCGGATCTGGTGCTGCACGAACGTCGTGTTCGGCATCGAGACTCGAAGACTCGACGCCAGGTGCATGATCAGGGTGCTGCCGACCAGGGCGAAGGCCGCGCACCACAGCGCGGTGAGGAGATCCTCCGCAGACACCGCCCTCTCGGCGAGGAGAGCGGTCCAGGGGATCGAGGGCCCTGCGGGGACGACCGTGAGTAGGAGGGGCACGACGAAGAGCGTGATCACCAGAGCTTGGAAGGCACGCTGACGGGTCAGCGATGTCCACGGCGAGTTCAGGAACCGATACGTGGCCAGCACCTGCCCCATATACGTCGCGCCGTCGTCGCGCGCGTCCTCCTCCGCCCATCTCGCCCGGGAGCCGGCGAACGTGAGCAGCACGAGCAACGCTGCTGCCCCTGCGAGCATGGATCTGGACAGGCCGGCGCCATGGTCCTCCGTCATGACCGAGGCCCACGGGCCCGCCTTCGGGACTCTGAGGATCAGGGCGGTGGCGAGGACGGTCGTGACGCACAGCAGGATCTGGGCGAGCGGCCCGAGAGGAGCGAACCACCCCCGGACCTTTCTGAGGGCAGGACGGGCATGCAACGGGGCCCAGATGCCGACCATGAACCACACGATCCGCAGCATCAGTGCGAGAAGCAGCCCGAGCACGATGAGCTTGCCGATCTCGGGAACCGCCCTCGCCAGTCCCCCGACGGCGCTGAAGATCCACTCCATCCCTCGACCCTACGATGCGCCGTGTTCGGCGTCTGCACCGGAGGGTGAGGGCCACCCCGTCGTGGGAGCGACTGGTAGACGATGAAGGGCTATCGCGGGGTCACCGCGGAGAGCCGCCCCCGGTGAATACATCGCCCGCGCCCGGCGCGGGGATCTCCGCGTCGAAGGGGATCATCGGCCGGTCGATGCAGGAGTGGCCCAGGCGCAGCAGGTCCTGGTCCACGCCGCCGGGCGTGAGAGCGAGCAGCCAGTCGGCGGCGGCCTCGTACTGGTCCGGCTCGAGGTAGCCCATCTTCACGGTGACCACGTCGAAGCCGGTCATCGACAGCCCCAGGCGTTCGAACATCTCGTGGCGCGCCCATTGCGAGCGGCGCCCGGTGACCACCACCGTCAGGCCCGTCGGCCGGGCGGAGGCGAGGTCGCCCGACGTGTCGGCGGCGAGCACGCGCAGCGCGGCCGCGCGTCCCGTCGGCCCCGACTCGTCCAGCGCCGCCACCTCGACGGCCAGCGGCACCGGCCCGGGTTCGCGGGTGTCGATCCGCGCTCCCACCTCGACCTCGAGCCGCCCGCCCGCGCCGGCTTCCCAGGCGGCGTCGGTCGTGGCCGGGTCCACCAGGGAGACCATCAGCGCGCTCACCGCGCCGGAGCGGA comes from Brachybacterium faecium DSM 4810 and encodes:
- a CDS encoding ABC-type dipeptide/oligopeptide/nickel transport system, permease component (PFAM: Binding-protein-dependent transport system inner membrane component); protein product: MRYSQSFKFGPPKALVMTTSDALPVEAAVSVEERPTRPRVWRAFLRPVPLAAAILVTASLLAAVFAPQLSALSGNDPFTYHPETLGPDTSPEGALGGVSAQHWFGVEPGTGRDLFSLVIHGARVSLLVGIASTVLATLVGVVLGVVAGAVGGVVEKLVDFATDITLGFPFLIFAIALSALFPLEAPRALLLTLVIGMFGWPGIARVVAAETRVIVRQPYVVASRVMGARFLHVFRHQVLPNVASTVIVYSCISLPGRISAEATLSFLGVGVLPPTPSWGRSIGDAISWLLVDPAFLLFPAAALFLVTFSFNILGDTLRDALDPRGGRS
- a CDS encoding uncharacterized protein involved in tellurite resistance (PFAM: Toxic anion resistance protein (TelA)), producing MDKLQPPTPAEEITPAEPVQEVPEDDAASMLPELPSDQQQELEQRADDWVEQVAELNPHSQEFTAQVNALGAVARRTFERTSQTSSRFMQQSLKESKEKGNAQESVAKSLSELRTTMEDLAPKEETFADKALGWLPGRNMAKRYFRNFESNQDQLDQVLGALSRGQEMLQKDNAELSVERRALWEDLGALQKASYLLGLLDDRTVRRAEQMRSEGKAAEADALERDVLFAVRQRRQDVATQVAVTVQAYLSMGLIEDNNTKLQQGVERARTTTVTALRTAVITAQALENQKIVLDQIDAVNRTTDNLISRTSQMLADNSLKIQEQAATSGVSPETLQKAFDNLFTTMDGIDTFRTQANQNFLTTVTNLEQQVQRAQPYLERMQKEQPEHEEIETASAMDLLEIEDRR
- a CDS encoding transcriptional regulator, GntR family (PFAM: Bacterial regulatory proteins, gntR family; FCD domain) — protein: MASAVTDRAIAAIKQMVIDGTLAPGDRLPTESELAERIGVSRNSLREAVKALSVIRVLDVRQGDGTYVTALEPEQLLESLAFVLDLHQDSSHVEILEIRRLLEPVAVEQACPHLGEEDFARLEQSMADLDASSGIEELVAADITFHRLINRRCPNAYLSSLLDSLAGSTARARVWRGLTDDSAVVRTLAEHRRILDALRAGRADLARTYAAAHVAGVESWLLHQGDPPAE
- a CDS encoding ABC-type dipeptide/oligopeptide/nickel transport system, permease component (PFAM: Binding-protein-dependent transport system inner membrane component), encoding MIPALQRVGRSLGVLLVVVGLTFAIFYLAPIDPALQMCGKPCSPEDLEAARGFMGFDQPWWRQLATFLGAIFTGRTFGSADVVVECAAPCLGYSFQLHQSVTALVGDRFPISFSIAIGAVAFQALFGIAAGAIAARRQGGTLDRVVTGVSVIAASAPAFVVGLLVVVVFALRLDLLPSGGYVPFSEGPLQWARHLVLPWATLAFLNGAIYARLVRSSMIEQLGLDYVRTARATGLSERRIDRYALRNLALPLTTLIALDIGALLGGTVITERIFGQPGLGALLLDATATADLPVIVGTTLVGSLLIVLANLGADLARPLLDRRLAAGGRSPRRPAPQTTPSDQTSQETHP